One part of the Nymphaea colorata isolate Beijing-Zhang1983 chromosome 8, ASM883128v2, whole genome shotgun sequence genome encodes these proteins:
- the LOC116259409 gene encoding histone-lysine N-methyltransferase ASHR1 isoform X2 — MGDCREELPKSLSEQGLAISFTQEKGRCLIADRDFSPGEVVISQEPYASVVDTSCHGKTCDSCFSSSNSLKKCSMCKMAWYCGSSCQKAEWNLHQLECQALVSLSKEKRKMLTPSIRLMVRILIRRKKQIEKVIVTTARDNYNLVEELVMHMSGVDEKQLLTFAQMANLVNVILPLEEISIKEIAQNFSRLACNAHTICDSELRPLGKLAVVRAVEPIIRGSEVVISYIETAASTTTRRKALKEQYLFNCMCIRCMKVGQKDDLEENAILEGYKCRDENCDGYLLLNPDLKLFICQSCGFPRYMQEITRLSSEVEEKLDSASKHLSSGSSSEAVVKYKEVELLQAKLFHSMSIKLVRTRETLLKMHMELKDWEEALEYCRLTIPVYQRAYPPIHPLLGLQYYTCGKLEWFLGATLDALKSLTKAMDILRITHGANTSFMKELFHLVDEARAEANWFATSSNDTSSAGLSVLK; from the exons atggGCGATTGCAGGGAGGAATTGCCCAAGAGTCTCTCCGAGCAAGGGCTAGCGATCTCTTTCACTCAAGAGAAGGGCCGCTGCCTAATAGCCGATAGGGACTTCTCTCCCG GAGAAGTGGTTATCTCCCAGGAGCCATATGCCTCTGTGGTGGATACTTCGTGCCACGGGAAGACATGTGACAGTTGCTTTTCTTCAAGTAACAGTTTGAAAAAATGTTCAATGTGTAAGATGGCCTGGTACTGTGGAAGTTCGTGCCAG AAAGCAGAGTGGAACTTGCATCAGCTTGAATGCCAGGCCCTTGTGAGCCTTagcaaggagaaaagaaagatgcTTACACCTTCTATCCGTTTGATGGTGAGAATCCttataagaagaaagaaacaaattgagaaG GTTATTGTAACAACTGCCAGGGATAACTATAACTTGGTGGAAGAGTTAGTGATGC ATATGTCTGGTGTTGATGAGAAACAGCTTCTCACATTTGCACAAATGGCTAACCTTGTCAATGTTATCCTTCCATTGGAGGAGATCAGTATCAAAGAGattgcacaaaatttttcaagg CTAGCTTGCAATGCTCATACAATTTGTGACAGTGAACTCAGGCCATTGG GAAAGTTAGCAGTAGTTCGTGCAGTTGAGCCTATAATCAGAGGCTCAGAA GTGGTAATAAGTTATATTGAGACTGCTGCAAGCACCACGACACGACGGAAAGCTCTTAAGGAGCAATACCTTTTCAACTGTATGTGCATCCGCTGCATGAAAGTG GGTCAGAAAGATGATCTTGAGGAAAATGCTATTTTAGAAGGTTATAAATGTAGAGACGAAAATTGTGATGGTTACCTTCTTCTGAACCCTG ACCTGAAACTATTTATATGCCAGAGTTGTGGATTTCCACGGTACATGCAAGAGATAACAAGACTTTCTAGTGAGGTGGAAGAGAAGTTGGATAGTGCTTCTAAACATCTTTCTTCTGGAA GCTCCTCTGAAGCTGTTGTCAAATACAAAGAAGTGGAGCTTCTTCAAGCCAAGTTGTTCCACTCTATGTCAATTAAGTTGGTCCGGACTCGAGAGACTTTGCTGAAG ATGCATATGGAGCTGAAGGACTGGGAAGAAGCACTCGAGTACTGCCGACTAACAATTCCAGTTTATCAAA GAGCATATCCACCAATCCATCCTCTACTCGGATTGCAGTACTACACCTGTGGAAAGCTTGAATG GTTCCTTGGTGCAACACTGGATGCCCTCAAATCCTTGACCAAGGCAATGGATATATTAAGGATCACTCATGGAGCAAACACATCTTTTATGAAAGAACTCTTTCACTTGGTAGATGAAGCACGTGCTGAGGCCAACTGGTTTGCTACCTCCTCAAATG ATACATCTTCTGCGGGATTAAGTGTCTTGAAATGA
- the LOC116259017 gene encoding conserved oligomeric Golgi complex subunit 4, with amino-acid sequence MAVSSGSPVSRDADHDESAVATTVDFGNSETLDKIRRLTDVGAMTRLLHECVAYQRSLDIELEGILSQRSEIERQLTGLLKSAEILEIVRADADHMLSSIQSTCDLADQVSSKVRELDLAQSQVGSTISRIDAIVQRGNCIDLAKKALEAEEYESAADSVHTFLRIDAEFGGSGFSEQREQLLESKRLLEGIVRKRLTAAIDQRDHPMILRFVKLFCPLGIQNEALQIYVAYLRKVISLRSRLEFEHLMELVEQSVGHNGTREQADFVACLTTLFKDIVLAVQENEDVLKGLCGEDAIAYAICELQEECDSRGSIILKRYMDYRKLARLASEINSYSKNLLSVGVADGPDPREIVIYLEEIVSLAQLGEDYTEFMSAKIRELNSVDAQIGPRAAKAFRSGEFNKVIQELTGYYVILEEFFMVENVKKAIKIDEQVPDSLTTSMVDDVFYVLESCCRRAISTSNIHSVSAVLSGAMNLLGNEYQEALQQKCREPNLGAKLFLGGVGVQKTGTEIATALNNIDVSSEYVLKLRHKIEENCAEVFPAPADREKLKSCLSELGEMSNAFKQVLNSGMEQLVATVTPRLRPALDIVATISYELSEAEYAENEINDPWVQSLLHAVEANATWLQPTMTSNNYDSFVHLVIDFVVKRLEVIMMQKRFSQLGGLQLDRDTRALVSHFSAMTQKTVRDKFARLTQMATILNLEKVSEILDFWGENSGPMTWRLTPAEVRRVLSLRVDFKPEAIASLKL; translated from the exons ATGGCGGTGTCGAGCGGGTCGCCGGTCTCGAGAGATGCAGACCACGACGAGAGCGCAGTCGCCACCACTGTCGATTTCGGGAATTCGGAAACCCTAGACAAGATCCGACGGCTCACGGACGTCGGCGCCATGACTCGCCTCCTCCACGAGTGCGTGGCATACCAGAGAAGCCTCGACATCGAGCTAGAGGGCATTCTCTCCCAGAGGTCCGAGATTGAGCGGCAGCTCACTGGGCTTCTCAAATCGGCGGAGATACTGGAGATCGTGAGGGCGGATGCGGATCACATGCTCTCGAGCATCCAGTCCACGTGCGATCTGGCGGATCAGGTTAGCAGCAAGGTCCGGGAGCTCGATCTGGCGCAGTCACAGGTTGGGTCGACGATCTCTCGGATTGACGCCATTGTCCAGAGGGGCAATTGCATAGACTTAGCGAAGAAGGCGCTCGAGGCCGAGGAATACGAGTCGGCGGCCGATTCCGTGCACACATTCCTTCGGATTGATGCAGAGTTCGGCGGTTCAGGGTTCTCGGAGCAGAGAGAGCAGCTTCTGGAGTCGAAGAGGCTATTGGAGGGGATTGTAAGGAAGAGACTGACGGCGGCGATCGACCAGAGGGACCACCCGATGATTCTCAGGTTCGTGAAGCTCTTCTGTCCTCTAGGGATACAGAACGAGGCTTTGCAGATCTACGTTGCCTATCTTAGAAAGGTTATCTCCTTGAGATCTAGGTTAGAATTCGAGCATTTGATGGAATTGGTGGAACAGTCTGTAGGACACAACGGAACTCGAGAGCAGGCCGACTTCGTGGCGTGCCTGACGACTCTGTTCAAGGATATCGTTCTCGCAGTGCAAGAGAACGAAGATGTTCTCAAGGGACTGTGCGGGGAAGACGCGATCGCGTATGCAATCTGCGAGCTTCAAGAAGAATGTGATTCGAGAGGGTCGATTATCTTGAAAAGATATATGGACTATAGGAAATTGGCGAGGTTAGCTTCAGAGATCAACTCGTACAGTAAGAATCTCCTCTCCGTTGGGGTTGCGGACGGTCCGGACCCAAGGGAGATCGTGATTTACCTTGAGGAAATAGTCTCGCTTGCACAGCTGGGTGAGGATTATACCGAATTCATGTCGGCTAAAATCAGGGAGTTGAACTCCGTGGACGCCCAGATCGGCCCTCGGGCAGCTAAAGCTTTCCGAAGTGGTGAATTCAACAAGGTGATTCAAGAGCTTACTGGGTACTATGTCATCCTTGAGGAGTTCTTTATGGTCGAGAATGTGAAGAAGGCTATTAAGATTGACGAGCAAGTGCCGGATAGCCTTACAACGTCGATGGTGGATGATGTGTTCTACGTTTTAGAGAGTTGTTGCAGGAGGGCAATCTCTACCTCAAATATCCATTCGGTTTCTGCGGTCCTCAGTGGGGCCATGAACCTCTTGGGCAATGAATACCAGGAGGCCTTGCAGCAGAAATGTCGAGAACCCAATTTGGGAGCTAAGCTGTTTCTTGGTGGAGTTGGGGTACAGAAGACGGGAACCGAGATTGCAACTGCTCTGAACAATATTGACGTGAGCAGCGAGTATGTCTTGAAGCTGCGCCACAAGATTGAGGAGAACTGTGCAGAG GTATTCCCAGCGCCAGCAGACAGGGAGAAGTTGAAATCATGCCTATCAGAACTAGGTGAAATGAGTAATGCTTTCAAGCAAGTTCTGAATTCAGGCATGGAGCAGCTGGTTGCAACTGTGACGCCGCGCCTCCGTCCAGCCTTGGACATTGTTGCTACCATTAGCTACGAGTTGTCTGAAGCAGAGTATGCGGAGAACGAGATCAACGATCCATGGGTCCAGAGCCTGTTGCATGCTGTAGAGGCCAATGCCACATGGCTGCAGCCCACGATGACAAGCAACAACTACGACTCTTTCGTGCACCTGGTGATTGATTTTGTGGTGAAAAGACTGGAGGTGATCATGATGCAGAAGAGGTTCAGTCAGCTGGGAGGCTTGCAGCTAGACAGGGACACCAGGGCGCTGGTGAGCCACTTCTCTGCCATGACTCAAAAGACGGTGAGGGACAAGTTCGCGCGGCTTACTCAAATGGCTACGATTTTGAACCTGGAGAAGGTTTCTGAGATTCTGGACTTCTGGGGGGAGAACTCCGGCCCCATGACATGGAGGCTCACCCCAGCTGAAGTGCGAAGGGTTTTGAGCCTCAGAGTGGATTTCAAGCCTGAGGCGATTGCTTCCCTCAAACTATAA
- the LOC116259233 gene encoding uncharacterized protein LOC116259233, with protein sequence MAPKLAACSAMASALFAHPSFCLLADRAAKPSLLLSPNPTCFRPRGNPAVRPPTSFRLFATVQDKAPDDAPQSVELPKKRSFAVATGDFFMGLASTLLRTRRAGGGSVLVDSGEGDRDGVASVIVDEADPAVIWERREKDVEAERERSKITSPGFSFSAAGLLFPYHLGVAQFLLEKGYIRENTPLAGSSAGAIVCAVIASGNTMEDALKATKMLAEDCRLNGTAFRLGVTALLSLTLMLFKFVTEMQNCIKAVLRNILENFLPDDVHKKSNGRIRVGVTQVFGRPRGLLVDQFDSRKDLIDAVITSSFIPGYIAPRPVTMYRNRICIDGGLTLFMPPTSATNTVRVCAFPASRLGLTNIGISPDCNPTDRASPRQLFQWALEPAEDHLLDKFFELGYQDAAVWAGQNPVEEITREENLAE encoded by the exons ATGGCACCGAAGCTTGCTGCATGCTCTGCGATGGCCAGCGCGCTTTTCGCCCACCCTTCCTTCTGCCTTCTTGCCGACCGTGCTGCCAAGCCCTCCCTCTTGCTGAGCCCCAACCCCACCTGCTTCAGGCCTAGGGGGAATCCCGCGGTTAGACCTCCGACTTCCTTCAGACTCTTCGCCACGGTGCAGGATAAGGCGCCCGACGATGCTCCGCAGTCGGTCGAGCTTCCCAAGAAGCGGTCGTTCGCCGTCGCCACCGGCGATTTCTTCATGGGCCTCGCGTCCACTCTCCTGAGGACGCGGCGTGCCGGCGGAGGCTCCGTCCTGGTGGATTCCGGGGAGGGCGATCGAGATGGTGTGGCTTCCGTGATCGTCGATGAGGCGGATCCCGCCGTCATCTGGGAGCGGAGGGAGAAGGACGTCGAAGCGGAGAGGGAGCGGTCGAAGATTACGAGCCCCGGGTTCAGCTTCTCCGCGGCGGGGCTTTTGTTTCCGTACCATCTTGGCGTCGCGCAGTTTCTCCTCGAGAAGGGGTACATTCGG GAGAACACTCCATTAGCTGGTTCATCTGCGGGGGCTATAGTTTGTGCAGTTATTGCATCCGGAAACACCATGGAGGACGCTCTGAAAGCCACGAAAATGCTGGCTGAAGATTGTCGACTTAATGGCACAGCATTTCGTCTTGGGGTAACCGCCCTCTTATCTTTGACActaatgcttttcaaatttgtgacTGAAATGCAAAATTGCATCAAG GCTGTCCTGAGGAATATACTTGAAAACTTTTTACCGGATGATGTTCATAAGAAATCAAATGGTAGGATCAGAG TTGGAGTTACCCAAGTGTTTGGGAGGCCAAGAGGATTGCTGGTAGATCAGTTTGACTCCAGGAAGGATCTTATTGATGCAGTAATTACCTCTTCATTCATTCCAGG GTATATTGCACCAAGGCCGGTTACAATGTATCGTAATCGGATCTGTATAGATGGAGGGCTAACATTATTTATGCCACCAACATCTGCAACAAATACG GTGCGAGTATGTGCATTTCCAGCAAGTCGCTTGGGGCTCACAAATATTGGTATAAGTCCTGATTGCAACCCAACCGATAGGGCCTCCCCACGCCAG CTTTTCCAATGGGCGCTGGAACCAGCAGAAGATCATCTGTTGGACAAATTCTTTGAACTTGGGTACCAGGATGCTGCTGTTTGGGCAGGGCAGAACCCAGTCGAGGAGATCACCAGGGAAGAGAACCTCGCCGAGTGA
- the LOC116259409 gene encoding histone-lysine N-methyltransferase ASHR1 isoform X1 has protein sequence MGDCREELPKSLSEQGLAISFTQEKGRCLIADRDFSPGEVVISQEPYASVVDTSCHGKTCDSCFSSSNSLKKCSMCKMAWYCGSSCQKAEWNLHQLECQALVSLSKEKRKMLTPSIRLMVRILIRRKKQIEKVIVTTARDNYNLVEELVMHMSGVDEKQLLTFAQMANLVNVILPLEEISIKEIAQNFSRLACNAHTICDSELRPLGTGLYPVISIINHSCLPNSVLLFEGKLAVVRAVEPIIRGSEVVISYIETAASTTTRRKALKEQYLFNCMCIRCMKVGQKDDLEENAILEGYKCRDENCDGYLLLNPDLKLFICQSCGFPRYMQEITRLSSEVEEKLDSASKHLSSGSSSEAVVKYKEVELLQAKLFHSMSIKLVRTRETLLKMHMELKDWEEALEYCRLTIPVYQRAYPPIHPLLGLQYYTCGKLEWFLGATLDALKSLTKAMDILRITHGANTSFMKELFHLVDEARAEANWFATSSNDTSSAGLSVLK, from the exons atggGCGATTGCAGGGAGGAATTGCCCAAGAGTCTCTCCGAGCAAGGGCTAGCGATCTCTTTCACTCAAGAGAAGGGCCGCTGCCTAATAGCCGATAGGGACTTCTCTCCCG GAGAAGTGGTTATCTCCCAGGAGCCATATGCCTCTGTGGTGGATACTTCGTGCCACGGGAAGACATGTGACAGTTGCTTTTCTTCAAGTAACAGTTTGAAAAAATGTTCAATGTGTAAGATGGCCTGGTACTGTGGAAGTTCGTGCCAG AAAGCAGAGTGGAACTTGCATCAGCTTGAATGCCAGGCCCTTGTGAGCCTTagcaaggagaaaagaaagatgcTTACACCTTCTATCCGTTTGATGGTGAGAATCCttataagaagaaagaaacaaattgagaaG GTTATTGTAACAACTGCCAGGGATAACTATAACTTGGTGGAAGAGTTAGTGATGC ATATGTCTGGTGTTGATGAGAAACAGCTTCTCACATTTGCACAAATGGCTAACCTTGTCAATGTTATCCTTCCATTGGAGGAGATCAGTATCAAAGAGattgcacaaaatttttcaagg CTAGCTTGCAATGCTCATACAATTTGTGACAGTGAACTCAGGCCATTGGGTACTGGCCTATATCCTGTGATTTCCATTATTAACCATAG CTGCTTGCCCAATTCTGTGTTGCTATTTGAAGGAAAGTTAGCAGTAGTTCGTGCAGTTGAGCCTATAATCAGAGGCTCAGAA GTGGTAATAAGTTATATTGAGACTGCTGCAAGCACCACGACACGACGGAAAGCTCTTAAGGAGCAATACCTTTTCAACTGTATGTGCATCCGCTGCATGAAAGTG GGTCAGAAAGATGATCTTGAGGAAAATGCTATTTTAGAAGGTTATAAATGTAGAGACGAAAATTGTGATGGTTACCTTCTTCTGAACCCTG ACCTGAAACTATTTATATGCCAGAGTTGTGGATTTCCACGGTACATGCAAGAGATAACAAGACTTTCTAGTGAGGTGGAAGAGAAGTTGGATAGTGCTTCTAAACATCTTTCTTCTGGAA GCTCCTCTGAAGCTGTTGTCAAATACAAAGAAGTGGAGCTTCTTCAAGCCAAGTTGTTCCACTCTATGTCAATTAAGTTGGTCCGGACTCGAGAGACTTTGCTGAAG ATGCATATGGAGCTGAAGGACTGGGAAGAAGCACTCGAGTACTGCCGACTAACAATTCCAGTTTATCAAA GAGCATATCCACCAATCCATCCTCTACTCGGATTGCAGTACTACACCTGTGGAAAGCTTGAATG GTTCCTTGGTGCAACACTGGATGCCCTCAAATCCTTGACCAAGGCAATGGATATATTAAGGATCACTCATGGAGCAAACACATCTTTTATGAAAGAACTCTTTCACTTGGTAGATGAAGCACGTGCTGAGGCCAACTGGTTTGCTACCTCCTCAAATG ATACATCTTCTGCGGGATTAAGTGTCTTGAAATGA